The following proteins are co-located in the Clostridiales bacterium genome:
- the bioB gene encoding biotin synthase BioB, with protein sequence MEIKKLSKEIIAGRRLTRQEDLTFFTAADLKELCDGANEIREALCGDSVDLCSIINGKSGGCSEDCKFCAQSSHNHTGISEYNLLDTDTILADCKKHEGKGVHRFSIVTAGRELTRKELAAVCDAYHRMKEECSISLCASHGLLSADAFAALKQSGVSMYHENIETSKRNFPNICTTHTYEDKIHAILLAQNAGLKVCSGGIIGMGETFEDRLDMAVSLSELGIQSIPINALMPIKGTDYENLRQLTEDEILRTIAMFRFINPTARIRLAAGRSLMEDSGRKAFFAGANATITGDLLTTSGNSIDQDKEMLISMGFQI encoded by the coding sequence ATGGAGATCAAAAAACTTTCGAAAGAGATTATAGCGGGCAGAAGGCTAACCCGCCAGGAGGATCTGACTTTTTTCACGGCTGCTGATTTAAAAGAGCTCTGCGATGGTGCTAATGAGATTCGAGAGGCTTTATGCGGTGATTCTGTCGATTTATGCTCCATCATCAACGGAAAGAGCGGCGGCTGCAGTGAGGATTGCAAATTCTGTGCTCAAAGCTCCCACAATCATACTGGAATATCAGAATACAACTTGCTGGATACCGATACGATTCTGGCCGATTGTAAAAAGCATGAAGGCAAAGGGGTGCATCGCTTTTCCATCGTAACTGCTGGACGAGAGTTAACCCGTAAAGAATTGGCGGCGGTTTGCGACGCCTATCATAGAATGAAGGAAGAATGCAGCATTAGCTTATGTGCTTCCCATGGTCTGCTTTCCGCAGATGCGTTCGCAGCTCTGAAACAGAGCGGTGTTTCCATGTATCATGAAAATATAGAGACTTCAAAAAGGAATTTTCCAAACATCTGCACCACCCATACCTACGAAGACAAAATCCATGCAATCCTGCTTGCACAAAACGCAGGGCTGAAGGTCTGTTCCGGCGGGATTATTGGTATGGGAGAAACGTTCGAGGACCGGCTTGATATGGCTGTCAGTTTGTCCGAGTTAGGGATCCAATCCATTCCTATCAATGCCCTGATGCCCATTAAGGGAACCGACTACGAAAATCTGAGGCAGCTCACAGAGGATGAAATATTGAGGACCATAGCCATGTTTCGCTTTATCAATCCAACGGCAAGAATCCGTTTAGCTGCCGGAAGGAGCTTGATGGAAGACTCGGGGCGCAAAGCATTTTTTGCTGGTGCAAATGCGACAATAACGGGAGATCTGCTGACGACCTCCGGCAATAGCATCGATCAGGACAAAGAAATGCTGATTTCGATGGGATTCCAGATCTAA
- a CDS encoding biotin transporter BioY produces MMKTKSISTLTLISLMTAVICILGPLSLPIPISPVPISLTNLAIYFAVVILGWKNGTISYLVYLFIGFAGMPVFSNFTAGPAKLLGPTGGYLIGFIFMALIAGFFVEKFPDRIYMYMVGMALGTYVTYILGTGWLAWQANLDLKAALFAGVIPYIPGDIIKMIIAAIFGTTIRKRIKKAGYLA; encoded by the coding sequence ATCATGAAAACCAAAAGCATCTCCACCCTTACCTTGATCAGTCTAATGACTGCGGTTATCTGCATTCTGGGGCCTCTTTCACTCCCAATACCGATTTCACCGGTTCCGATTTCACTTACCAACCTTGCCATCTATTTTGCCGTCGTTATCCTCGGCTGGAAAAACGGAACGATCAGCTACTTGGTTTACCTTTTCATCGGCTTTGCTGGAATGCCGGTTTTTTCAAATTTTACAGCAGGGCCCGCCAAGCTGCTGGGACCTACAGGCGGATATCTTATCGGCTTTATCTTTATGGCGCTTATCGCAGGTTTTTTCGTAGAGAAATTCCCGGATAGAATTTATATGTATATGGTGGGAATGGCACTGGGAACATACGTCACCTACATCCTGGGCACAGGCTGGCTCGCATGGCAGGCGAATCTGGATCTGAAAGCAGCTTTATTTGCCGGAGTCATTCCATATATTCCCGGAGATATCATAAAAATGATAATTGCCGCCATCTTTGGCACGACCATCAGAAAACGGATCAAAAAAGCCGGCTATCTTGCCTGA
- a CDS encoding helix-turn-helix transcriptional regulator: MDRKDRVTECPVAYALNLIGGKWHLQIIWALYKKPVQRYNELKRRVDGITNMMLSQSLKELEQYGLVTRTQYPEIPPRVEYSLTEEGQVLIPFIRELSKWGAKQMSKS; the protein is encoded by the coding sequence ATGGATAGAAAAGATCGAGTAACAGAATGCCCTGTTGCCTATGCCTTGAATTTGATCGGTGGAAAATGGCATTTGCAGATTATCTGGGCTTTGTATAAAAAACCGGTGCAAAGATATAATGAATTGAAACGAAGAGTGGACGGAATCACAAATATGATGCTTTCCCAATCCTTAAAAGAGCTTGAACAATACGGCCTCGTAACCCGGACTCAGTATCCAGAAATACCGCCGCGGGTGGAATACTCCTTGACGGAAGAGGGGCAGGTGCTGATCCCTTTTATTCGTGAATTGTCTAAATGGGGTGCTAAGCAGATGAGTAAAAGCTAG
- a CDS encoding aldehyde dehydrogenase family protein, whose amino-acid sequence MELDSKAYIDEYIERAREAQHIYEAFSQKQIDEIVMTIGKVVHDNAEFLAEMAVEETGMGVVDDKIAKNRGKSRTIWNSLKGKLSKGIIERDEATGITKIAKPIGVVAAITPCTNPIVTPMSNAMFALKGGNAIIITPHHMAIRCSTRTVELINEAIGKLGAPKNLIQILDQQSRENTKNLISSADIVIATGGMGMVKAAYSSGKPALGVGAGNVQCIIDRDADIETAVPQIIAGRVFDNGIICSGEQSIIMPKERYDEMLMAFEQNGAWVIRNEEEKEAMRNAMFTEGAMSRHAVGQSVETIAKLAGLKAPEGTRVIIVEADGIGEEDILAKEKMCPVLAAFSYEAFEEGVEIARANLEAEGKGHSVSIHSNNKDHIEYAGKELCVSRFVINQTCATSAGGSFFNGLAPTNTLGCGSWGNNSISENLDYKHLINISRIAYYMKDNHVPSDEELWSI is encoded by the coding sequence ATGGAACTGGACAGCAAAGCTTATATAGACGAATACATCGAGAGAGCACGAGAAGCTCAGCATATCTACGAAGCTTTTTCTCAGAAGCAGATTGATGAGATCGTAATGACCATTGGCAAAGTGGTTCACGACAATGCGGAGTTTCTGGCGGAAATGGCGGTAGAAGAAACGGGTATGGGTGTTGTAGACGATAAAATCGCCAAGAACAGAGGGAAATCAAGGACGATCTGGAATAGCCTGAAAGGGAAGCTTTCAAAAGGAATTATAGAGCGGGATGAAGCAACGGGCATCACGAAAATCGCAAAACCCATCGGCGTTGTAGCTGCCATTACTCCCTGCACCAATCCTATTGTCACGCCTATGAGCAATGCCATGTTTGCATTAAAAGGGGGCAATGCGATTATCATTACACCCCACCATATGGCCATCCGCTGCAGCACAAGAACGGTAGAGTTGATCAACGAAGCCATCGGCAAGCTTGGAGCTCCCAAAAACCTGATTCAGATCCTGGATCAGCAGTCCCGGGAGAATACGAAGAACCTGATCTCAAGTGCGGATATCGTCATCGCCACTGGGGGGATGGGGATGGTAAAGGCTGCATACAGCAGCGGAAAGCCGGCGCTGGGCGTTGGTGCCGGCAATGTGCAGTGCATCATAGACCGGGATGCGGATATTGAAACGGCTGTTCCACAAATTATTGCGGGAAGGGTTTTTGACAACGGAATTATTTGTTCCGGAGAGCAATCCATCATCATGCCTAAGGAGCGGTACGATGAGATGCTTATGGCATTCGAACAAAATGGTGCCTGGGTAATCAGGAACGAGGAAGAGAAGGAAGCGATGAGAAATGCGATGTTCACAGAAGGAGCTATGAGCAGACACGCCGTGGGACAGTCTGTTGAAACCATCGCCAAGTTGGCGGGACTGAAAGCACCGGAGGGAACAAGAGTCATTATCGTTGAGGCGGACGGAATCGGGGAAGAGGATATTTTAGCCAAGGAAAAAATGTGTCCGGTTCTTGCAGCTTTTTCCTATGAAGCCTTTGAGGAGGGTGTTGAAATCGCACGTGCCAACCTGGAAGCGGAAGGGAAGGGCCACAGCGTTTCCATTCATTCCAACAACAAGGATCATATTGAATATGCAGGAAAAGAACTCTGCGTCAGCAGGTTTGTGATCAACCAGACTTGTGCTACCAGTGCAGGCGGGAGTTTCTTCAACGGACTTGCCCCAACCAACACGCTTGGATGCGGCTCATGGGGGAACAACAGCATCTCGGAAAATCTGGATTACAAACATCTGATCAATATATCAAGGATCGCTTATTATATGAAGGATAATCACGTGCCTTCCGATGAGGAACTTTGGAGCATCTAG
- the fumC gene encoding class II fumarate hydratase: MDEKQYRIEHDSMGEIAVEADKLWGAQTQRSLENFKIGTEKMPLEIIRAFAVLKKAAALVNLDLGMLDAQMAEAIASACDEILEGKWDDQFPLAVWQTGSGTQTNMNVNEVIASRGNQILGEEKLHPNDHVNKAQSSNDTFPTAMHIAALTEIEARLFPALFRLEETFRDLSERYQHIVKIGRTHLQDATPLTLGQEISGWLVMLEQTESMIRNSLEYVRDIALGGTAVGTGLNTHPEFGERVAEKISMLTALEFVTAPNKFHALTSKDALVHTHGALKALAANLLKIANDVRWLASGPRAGIGELFIPENEPGSSIMPGKVNPTQCEALTMVCCQVMANDTAVSFAASQGNFQLNVYMPVLIHNMLQSVRLLSDGMESFEKHCASGIQPNEEKMKRNLESSLMLVTALNPHIGYEKAAVIAKTAYSQGLTLKEAAVSLGILTEEEFDRFVDPAKMI, from the coding sequence ATGGACGAGAAACAATACCGGATTGAGCATGACTCCATGGGTGAGATCGCAGTAGAGGCTGATAAGCTTTGGGGAGCGCAGACGCAAAGAAGCCTTGAGAATTTCAAAATCGGTACGGAGAAGATGCCGCTTGAAATCATTCGGGCTTTTGCAGTTTTGAAAAAGGCTGCTGCCTTGGTGAATCTCGACCTTGGCATGCTGGATGCTCAGATGGCGGAGGCCATTGCCTCAGCTTGTGATGAGATTTTGGAAGGAAAGTGGGACGATCAGTTTCCCCTTGCTGTATGGCAGACCGGAAGCGGAACGCAAACCAACATGAACGTCAATGAAGTCATCGCCAGCAGAGGAAATCAAATCCTGGGCGAGGAGAAGCTTCATCCCAACGATCATGTGAATAAAGCGCAAAGCTCCAACGATACTTTTCCTACCGCCATGCATATCGCGGCATTGACGGAGATTGAAGCTCGCCTTTTTCCAGCACTCTTCCGTCTGGAAGAGACCTTTCGGGATCTGAGTGAGCGCTATCAGCATATCGTTAAAATCGGAAGAACCCATCTGCAGGATGCGACTCCTCTGACCTTGGGGCAGGAAATCAGCGGCTGGCTCGTGATGCTGGAACAGACGGAAAGCATGATCCGGAACAGTCTGGAATATGTTCGCGATATCGCTTTGGGAGGCACTGCCGTTGGTACAGGACTAAATACTCATCCGGAATTCGGTGAGCGGGTCGCAGAAAAAATCTCAATGCTGACAGCTCTGGAATTCGTTACTGCTCCCAATAAGTTTCATGCACTTACCAGTAAGGATGCGCTGGTACATACTCACGGAGCCCTGAAGGCTTTGGCGGCAAATCTGCTGAAGATCGCAAATGATGTCAGGTGGCTGGCCAGCGGACCTAGGGCTGGGATTGGGGAACTTTTCATTCCTGAGAATGAACCGGGCAGTTCTATTATGCCTGGTAAGGTAAATCCCACCCAGTGTGAGGCGCTGACCATGGTATGTTGTCAGGTGATGGCAAATGATACCGCGGTAAGCTTTGCTGCATCGCAGGGAAATTTTCAGTTAAATGTCTATATGCCGGTACTGATTCACAATATGCTTCAATCTGTCAGACTGCTGTCTGATGGAATGGAATCCTTTGAAAAACACTGTGCGTCAGGCATACAGCCAAACGAGGAAAAGATGAAACGGAATCTGGAGTCTTCTTTGATGCTGGTGACTGCACTGAATCCGCATATCGGGTATGAGAAGGCGGCTGTCATCGCAAAGACCGCGTACAGCCAGGGTCTTACGCTGAAAGAAGCGGCTGTATCCTTGGGTATTCTGACGGAGGAAGAGTTTGATCGTTTTGTTGACCCTGCTAAAATGATCTGA
- a CDS encoding response regulator, giving the protein MKKVNLSFMAVMIISLVIILIMNTMSVFAYRDQILTIESQKNNLLSLNLKYASLLEKLYANALQYLDTNDEKYKSEVYNLRNSYFENDNISLEYRIYTENQISASLKKALLNADFTISSQAEYIQFTKEEQRLYLQFLKSYHMVLDRITTAVNNRNNLMLTNPEYDNEVTNQSALMSELTNEYIDRLNRNADHIILRQRIAEYSLVGVSLILLGFATVTFYLILRENAFNSYFRKLYNTIVENFEGGIAILDKDYRFDYVTTGYKEIMGISAMNPIGKTPRETFDQQISEIIEERTMSEPSGEGQADLYIGNKKKSVFYNYFTIEDERGNSKYIHIIRDNTKTEDLQLQLRKQLKEINFYSQAKDSFIANISHEIKTPINAILGMVHFLKSTRLSQNQKELLRKIETSSDILLTIISDVLDLSKIKNNSLSLYPSDFSLECAIKNVEDMFSSQLTSRGIRWWTEYNFNPSLCLHLDKTRFVQVLVNLINNASKFTDRGYIKLSVETLSENDDTVLLQFCIEDTGIGIAEKDISKLFREFEQLENHLTKQHQGTGLGLFICKNIIESMDGRMWVKSTKGQGSKFYFSLPAKKSLDPRLITASGIVSRIPLNGSGGKALVVEDTDINAEVAVRLLREVNITCDTASDGIAAIQCCKDKPCDYYHLILMDIHMPNMDGYTSANILKKEMGVKTPIIALTASDINEQIRSEHADTIECFILKPFKVEAFYNAIAPYFPTQELPVSGSKVTSAGVTHEETIISRTMAPEGMAPAAAAGPVEKAERCQDPFSGREEAIKNMGGMKPIYEKHVQKFKVNYNKSTEHIAALMEEKNYDEARRLAHSIKGLSGTLGMLDLMESSAELEKAILKGDSYDLRIELENFDQDLNAVICAI; this is encoded by the coding sequence TATGGCTGTTATGATTATCAGTCTTGTGATCATTCTGATTATGAATACCATGTCCGTCTTTGCCTATCGTGACCAGATCCTGACAATAGAATCACAGAAAAACAACCTTTTAAGTTTAAACCTAAAATACGCCAGCCTTTTGGAAAAGCTCTATGCCAACGCTCTTCAATATCTGGATACCAATGACGAGAAATATAAGTCTGAGGTATACAATCTCCGCAATAGTTATTTTGAAAACGACAACATCTCTTTGGAATACCGCATTTACACAGAAAATCAAATCAGCGCCAGCTTAAAAAAGGCCTTATTGAATGCGGACTTCACAATTTCTTCACAGGCAGAGTATATACAATTCACCAAGGAAGAGCAAAGGCTTTATCTACAATTTTTAAAGAGCTATCATATGGTTCTAGATCGAATCACAACAGCCGTCAACAACCGCAACAATCTTATGCTGACAAACCCTGAGTATGATAACGAAGTAACGAACCAGTCTGCCTTAATGAGTGAGCTCACAAATGAGTACATCGATAGGTTGAATCGCAACGCAGACCATATTATACTCCGCCAGCGAATTGCAGAGTATTCTCTTGTAGGCGTCTCTCTTATCCTGCTTGGTTTTGCTACTGTAACATTCTATTTGATTCTCCGAGAGAATGCCTTTAATTCATATTTCCGCAAGCTTTATAACACGATTGTAGAAAACTTCGAAGGTGGAATTGCTATCCTGGATAAAGATTATCGCTTTGATTATGTAACTACCGGCTATAAGGAAATCATGGGCATTTCTGCAATGAACCCAATCGGAAAGACACCAAGAGAAACTTTTGATCAACAAATTTCAGAAATTATTGAAGAACGCACCATGTCCGAGCCCAGTGGAGAAGGTCAGGCGGATCTTTATATAGGGAATAAAAAGAAGAGTGTATTTTACAACTATTTCACCATAGAAGACGAACGGGGTAACAGTAAGTATATTCATATTATAAGGGATAATACCAAGACAGAGGATTTGCAGCTGCAATTGCGAAAACAGCTCAAGGAGATTAATTTCTATTCCCAGGCTAAGGATTCCTTTATCGCAAATATTTCACATGAGATCAAGACCCCCATCAATGCCATTCTCGGAATGGTACACTTCCTAAAAAGCACCCGCCTTTCACAAAATCAGAAAGAGCTGCTGCGTAAAATTGAAACCTCTTCAGACATTCTTCTGACCATAATCAGCGATGTTCTGGACTTATCGAAAATTAAAAATAATTCGCTCAGCCTTTACCCATCGGACTTCTCATTGGAATGTGCCATAAAAAATGTAGAGGACATGTTTTCAAGTCAGCTGACCAGCCGCGGAATTCGCTGGTGGACAGAATACAATTTCAATCCAAGTCTCTGCCTTCATTTGGACAAGACTAGGTTCGTGCAGGTACTGGTCAACCTGATCAACAACGCCAGTAAATTTACTGACCGTGGATATATCAAGCTTTCGGTAGAGACCCTCTCTGAGAACGACGATACGGTTCTGCTGCAGTTCTGCATTGAAGACACAGGGATCGGGATTGCAGAAAAGGACATCTCAAAACTTTTCCGGGAATTCGAACAGCTTGAAAATCATCTGACCAAGCAGCATCAAGGTACTGGCCTGGGTCTCTTTATCTGTAAAAATATCATCGAGAGTATGGATGGAAGAATGTGGGTAAAGAGTACCAAAGGTCAGGGCAGCAAGTTTTATTTCTCACTGCCTGCGAAAAAAAGCCTTGATCCAAGACTTATCACAGCATCTGGCATCGTAAGCAGAATTCCCCTGAATGGAAGCGGCGGAAAAGCTCTGGTGGTCGAAGATACAGATATTAATGCAGAGGTCGCAGTGAGACTTCTGCGAGAAGTAAACATCACCTGTGATACCGCATCGGATGGCATCGCGGCAATACAATGCTGCAAGGACAAGCCTTGTGATTACTACCATCTAATTCTAATGGATATCCACATGCCCAATATGGACGGCTATACTTCCGCAAATATCCTGAAAAAGGAAATGGGCGTCAAAACGCCCATCATTGCCCTTACCGCTTCGGATATCAACGAGCAAATCCGCTCCGAACACGCTGATACCATTGAATGTTTTATCCTTAAGCCCTTCAAAGTGGAAGCATTTTATAACGCAATTGCACCATATTTCCCAACCCAGGAACTTCCCGTCTCAGGTAGTAAGGTTACCTCTGCTGGTGTGACACACGAAGAAACGATCATTAGCCGCACAATGGCTCCTGAAGGAATGGCCCCTGCCGCAGCAGCTGGCCCTGTTGAAAAAGCGGAGCGGTGTCAGGATCCTTTTTCCGGGAGAGAGGAAGCCATCAAAAACATGGGCGGAATGAAACCGATCTATGAGAAACATGTTCAGAAGTTTAAGGTCAATTATAATAAAAGCACCGAACACATTGCTGCTCTCATGGAAGAAAAAAATTATGACGAAGCCCGGAGGCTTGCTCATTCCATCAAAGGGCTAAGCGGCACCTTGGGAATGTTGGATTTGATGGAATCAAGTGCAGAGCTGGAAAAAGCCATTTTAAAAGGTGATTCATATGACTTGCGCATTGAGCTTGAAAACTTCGATCAGGATCTGAATGCAGTAATCTGTGCGATATGA
- a CDS encoding glutamine--tRNA ligase/YqeY domain fusion protein, translating to MAEIEKPGTNGEQTASNFIHNIIEKDLENQTYGNRVYTRFPPEPNGYLHIGHAKSICLNFSTAQKYNGKCNLRFDDTNPVKEDTEYVESIEADVKWLGFQWDKLLFASDYFDKMYECAVALIQKGKAYVCDLTAEEMKQHRGTLTEPGKESPYRTRSVQENLELFESMKQGQFKDGEKVLRAKIDMSSPNINMRDPVIYRIAHAEHHNTGDKWCIYPMYDYAHPIEDAIEGITHSICTLEFEDHRPLYDWVLKELEWEQPPQQIEFARLNLTNMVMSKRYLKALVDDGNVDGWDDPRMPTIAGLRRRGFTPEAIRDFCERIGVSKANSMVDIALLEHCIREDLKDKVESRMVVMNPLKVVITNYPEDVTEEVDIENSKEDEAKGIRKVPFSRELYVERDDFMEIPEKKYFRLFPGNEVRFKGAYFITCQDVVKDDDGNVTELRCTYDPETRSGSGFDGRKVKGTIHWVDAKTAVKIKIRSYGYLMIEDEKGENILNPDSLKEFEAYGEPALLHTAAGTRYQFFRHGYYIADEALTNDSDKVFNQIVDLKSSWKK from the coding sequence ATGGCCGAAATTGAAAAACCAGGTACGAACGGCGAACAGACGGCGTCAAATTTTATTCATAATATCATAGAAAAGGATCTTGAGAATCAAACCTACGGAAACAGAGTATACACCAGATTTCCTCCGGAACCCAACGGATACCTTCACATCGGGCACGCAAAATCAATCTGTCTCAATTTTAGTACTGCCCAGAAATATAACGGAAAGTGCAATCTGAGATTCGATGATACCAATCCAGTAAAAGAAGACACGGAATATGTGGAGTCCATTGAGGCTGATGTAAAATGGCTGGGCTTCCAGTGGGATAAGCTGCTGTTTGCATCCGACTATTTTGATAAAATGTATGAGTGTGCTGTAGCACTGATTCAAAAGGGCAAGGCATACGTCTGCGACCTTACCGCAGAGGAAATGAAGCAGCACAGAGGAACCCTGACGGAACCGGGAAAAGAAAGCCCATATCGCACCAGATCCGTTCAGGAAAACCTGGAGCTTTTTGAAAGCATGAAACAAGGACAGTTCAAAGACGGAGAAAAGGTTCTCCGTGCGAAAATCGATATGTCCTCCCCTAATATCAATATGAGAGATCCGGTCATTTACCGGATTGCCCATGCAGAGCATCACAACACGGGAGACAAATGGTGTATCTATCCCATGTATGACTATGCCCACCCCATCGAGGATGCCATAGAAGGGATTACGCATTCCATCTGTACCTTGGAGTTTGAAGACCATAGGCCTCTGTACGACTGGGTTCTCAAAGAATTGGAATGGGAACAGCCCCCACAGCAAATCGAGTTTGCAAGACTCAATCTGACAAACATGGTAATGAGCAAGAGATATTTAAAGGCGCTTGTAGACGATGGCAATGTGGATGGCTGGGATGATCCCAGAATGCCTACCATTGCAGGTCTGCGAAGACGAGGCTTTACGCCGGAAGCGATCCGGGATTTTTGCGAGAGAATTGGAGTCTCCAAGGCCAACAGCATGGTGGATATTGCACTGTTGGAACACTGCATCCGAGAAGATCTGAAAGACAAGGTCGAGAGCCGCATGGTGGTTATGAACCCGTTGAAGGTGGTCATCACCAACTATCCCGAAGATGTTACGGAAGAAGTTGATATTGAAAACAGCAAGGAAGATGAAGCGAAAGGCATCAGAAAAGTGCCATTCTCAAGAGAACTCTATGTAGAGCGGGATGATTTTATGGAAATCCCTGAGAAGAAGTATTTTCGTCTCTTCCCTGGAAATGAAGTGCGATTTAAGGGTGCTTACTTTATCACCTGCCAGGATGTGGTCAAGGATGATGACGGCAATGTGACTGAGCTTCGCTGCACCTATGATCCTGAAACAAGAAGCGGCAGCGGCTTTGACGGAAGAAAAGTCAAGGGAACCATTCACTGGGTAGATGCGAAAACTGCGGTTAAAATAAAGATCCGATCCTATGGATATCTGATGATTGAGGATGAAAAGGGAGAAAATATCCTGAATCCGGATTCCTTAAAGGAGTTTGAAGCTTACGGAGAGCCTGCTTTGCTTCATACTGCAGCGGGAACGAGATATCAGTTTTTCCGTCATGGATATTATATCGCCGATGAAGCACTTACCAATGATTCAGACAAGGTCTTTAATCAGATCGTCGATCTGAAAAGCTCTTGGAAGAAATAA
- a CDS encoding NAD-dependent malic enzyme, giving the protein MDYYKESLKLHEEHQGKLSVVSKVPLKNKDDLSIAYTPGVAEPCREINRDPDLVYKYTTKGNTVAVISDGSAVLGLGNIGAKAAIPVMEGKAVLFKAFADIDAIPICLETQDTEEIIQIVKNIAPTLGGINLEDISAPRCFEIERRLQALLDIPVFHDDQHGTAIVVSAAVINALKLTGKKFSELKVVMNGAGAAGVAIVKMLQALGTEDIVICDTKGIIAKTSPKLTASKKELAELTNHENLTGTLADAVKGRDLFIGVSAPKMLTVEMVRSMANDPIIFAMANPEPEIMPELAREGGARIIGTGRSDFPNQINNVLAFPGIFKGALSVRAERITEEMKVAAAYAIAGIIPDSELAEAYIIPSAFHPGVADAVAKAAGEAWTNQFK; this is encoded by the coding sequence ATGGATTATTACAAGGAATCGTTGAAACTTCATGAGGAGCATCAGGGGAAACTGTCTGTTGTCAGCAAGGTGCCCCTGAAAAACAAGGATGATCTGAGCATCGCATACACACCGGGTGTGGCGGAGCCTTGCAGGGAAATCAACCGTGATCCGGATTTGGTTTACAAGTATACGACAAAGGGGAATACGGTAGCAGTAATCAGTGACGGTTCTGCAGTATTGGGACTTGGAAACATCGGTGCCAAGGCGGCTATTCCCGTCATGGAAGGAAAGGCTGTTCTGTTTAAGGCCTTTGCTGATATTGATGCCATTCCCATCTGTCTTGAGACACAGGATACAGAAGAGATCATTCAAATCGTGAAAAATATTGCGCCCACATTGGGAGGCATCAATCTGGAGGATATCTCTGCGCCCAGATGCTTTGAGATCGAAAGAAGACTGCAGGCTCTGCTGGATATCCCTGTATTTCATGACGATCAGCATGGAACCGCCATCGTGGTATCCGCCGCTGTAATCAATGCGCTTAAGCTGACAGGAAAAAAATTCAGCGAGCTCAAGGTTGTTATGAACGGAGCAGGAGCGGCGGGCGTTGCCATAGTCAAGATGCTCCAGGCCCTTGGTACGGAGGACATCGTAATTTGCGATACAAAGGGGATCATTGCAAAAACCAGTCCCAAGCTGACTGCCAGCAAGAAAGAGCTGGCAGAACTAACCAATCATGAGAATCTTACAGGTACCTTGGCCGATGCTGTGAAAGGAAGAGACCTCTTTATCGGCGTATCAGCACCGAAGATGTTGACAGTAGAAATGGTCCGATCTATGGCGAACGATCCTATCATTTTTGCCATGGCAAATCCGGAGCCGGAAATCATGCCGGAACTGGCAAGAGAAGGGGGAGCTAGAATTATAGGAACAGGCCGATCCGATTTCCCCAACCAGATCAATAACGTGCTTGCATTTCCTGGGATCTTTAAGGGCGCACTGTCCGTAAGAGCTGAACGGATCACGGAGGAAATGAAGGTGGCTGCAGCATACGCGATCGCAGGAATTATCCCGGACAGCGAGCTTGCAGAAGCGTATATCATACCCAGCGCATTCCATCCCGGGGTAGCGGACGCAGTCGCAAAAGCAGCGGGAGAAGCGTGGACAAATCAGTTTAAATGA
- a CDS encoding Lrp/AsnC family transcriptional regulator: MDTIDSKILEVLQENSRVSISDLSKQVNLSLSAVSERLKKLEASGIIERYTVILDSKALGQELTVLMNLSLENPRDTAEFFEMVGKENEILECHYVTGEYDYILRITTKNTATLEALMNRIKAIPGIKRTQTNVVLSSLKHHYSISPTVVER, translated from the coding sequence TTGGACACGATTGATTCTAAAATTTTAGAAGTTTTACAGGAAAATTCCCGCGTTTCCATATCCGATCTTAGCAAACAAGTGAACCTGTCCTTATCAGCCGTCAGCGAGCGATTAAAAAAGCTGGAGGCTTCAGGGATCATTGAGCGGTACACCGTTATCCTGGATTCCAAGGCTTTGGGCCAGGAATTGACCGTTCTCATGAACCTCAGTTTGGAAAATCCCAGAGATACAGCAGAGTTTTTCGAAATGGTCGGAAAGGAAAACGAAATACTGGAATGCCACTACGTGACCGGGGAATATGACTACATCCTGAGAATTACCACCAAGAACACGGCCACTCTTGAAGCACTCATGAACCGGATTAAGGCCATACCAGGTATTAAAAGAACACAGACCAACGTGGTATTGTCCAGCTTGAAGCACCACTACAGTATCTCACCCACCGTGGTGGAACGGTAA